A portion of the Caenorhabditis elegans chromosome III genome contains these proteins:
- the tpk-1 gene encoding thiamine pyrophosphokinase 1 (Confirmed by transcript evidence), producing the protein MSKKLKPFEILEDSCASVCIWLNGEPTAISNRAENLWNKAKYRVATDGAVNEILKRKSFVEWPHIICGDFDSINKQIDTKNAKVVHLPDQDYTDLSKSVQWCLEQKTLTSWEFENIVVLGGLNGRFDHTMSTLSSLIRFVDSQTPVIVLDSRNLVLAVPTGDSNLDVNLEMTTKMCGIIPIVQKETIVSSIGLKYEMENLALEFGKLISTSNEVTTSQVFLKSSSSLIFSIELENWVYKLDSL; encoded by the exons aTGTCAAAGAAATTGAAGCCATTCGAAATTTTAGAGGATTCGTGTGCATCAGTATGTATTTGGCTTAACGGTGAACCTACGGCAATCAGCAATCgcgctgaaaatttatggaatAAGGCCAAATATCGAGTTGCAACTGATGGAGCTGTTAATGAGATTCTTAAAAG AAAGAGTTTCGTCGAATGGCCTCATATTATCTGCGGAGATTTCGATTCAATAAATAAACAGATtgatacaaaaaatgcaaa AGTCGTCCATCTGCCTGATCAAGACTACACAGATCTCTCGAAGAGCGTTCAGTGGTGCTTAGAGCAGAAAACACTAACAAGCTGGGAATTCGAGAATATCGTTGTTCTAGGAGGTCTCAATGGACGATTTGATCACACCATGTCAACGTTATCATCTTTAATAAGATTCGTTGATTCTCAAACTCCTGTGATCGTTTTGGATTCTAGAAATTTGGTTCTCGCTgttcctaca GGGGATTCAAATCTTGATGTCAATCTTGAAATGACAACAAAAATGTGTGGAATCATTCCAATTGTTCAAAAGGAGACAATCGTCAGTTCAATTGGACTAAAATATGAAATGG AAAACCTTGCTcttgaatttggaaaacttaTCAGCACGTCGAATGAAGTTACCACGAGccaagtatttttgaaatcttcgtcgtctctgattttttcaattgaacttgaaaattgggTCTACAAACTTGATTCTCTATAG
- the trxr-2 gene encoding putative glutathione reductase 2 (Confirmed by transcript evidence) — MLLSTFKRHLPIRRLFSSNKFDLIVIGAGSGGLSCSKRAADLGANVALIDAVEPTPHGHSWGIGGTCANVGCIPKKLMHQAAIVGKELKHADKYGWNGIDQEKIKHDWNVLSKNVNDRVKANNWIYRVQLNQKKINYFNAYAEFVDKDKIVITGTDKNKTKNFLSAPNVVISTGLRPKYPNIPGAELGITSDDLFTLASVPGKTLIVGGGYVALECAGFLSAFNQNVEVLVRSIPLKGFDRDCVHFVMEHLKTTGVKVKEHVEVERVEAVGSKKKVTFTGNGGVEEYDTVIWAAGRVPNLKSLNLDNAGVRTDKRSGKILADEFDRASCNGVYAVGDIVQDRQELTPLAIQSGKLLADRLFSNSKQIVRFDGVATTVFTPLELSTVGLTEEEAIQKHGEDSIEVFHSHFTPFEYVVPQNKDSGFCYVKAVCTRDESQKILGLHFVGPNAAEVIQGYAVAFRVGISMSDLQNTIAIHPCSSEEFVKLHITKRSGQDPRTQGCCG, encoded by the exons ATGCTTCTATCCACTTTCAAACGACATCTACCAATCAGGCGTCTCTTCTCATCAAATAAATTTGATCTGATTGTAATTGGAGCAGGATCTGGAGGACTTTCTTGTTCTAAAAGAGCAGCTGATCTTGGAGCAAACGTGGCATTAATTGATGCAGTTGAGCCAACTCCACATGGACATTCATGGGGAATCGGAGGAACTTGTGCAAATGTCGGATGCATTCCTAAAAAGTTAATGCACCAAGCAGCAATCGTCGGGAAAGAG ctAAAACACGCAGACAAATATGGCTGGAATGGCATAGATCAAGAGAAAATCAAACATGATTGGAATGTGTTGTCAAAGAATGTGAATGATCGAGTAAAAGCAAACAATTGGATTTATAGAGTTCAATTAAAtcagaa aaaaatcaattacttCAATGCCTATGCCGAGTTTGTGGATAAAGACAAGATTGTGATAACTGGTACagacaaaaataaaaccaag aattttctttcCGCACCGAATGTAGTCATCTCAACAGGACTCCGTCCCAAATATCCAAATATTCCTGGTGCTGAACTTGGAATCACTTCAGACGATCTTTTTACACTGGCATCAGTTCCCGGAAAAACTTTGATTGTTGGTGGAGGATATGTTGCATTGGAATGTGCTGGATTTCTTTCTGCATTCAATCAAAATGTTGAAGTTCTTGTGAGATCAATTCCTTTGAAGGGTTTTGATAGAGATTGTGTGCATTTTGTCATGGAGCATCTGAAAACAACTGGAGTGAAAGTTAAGGAACACGTGGAAGTAGAACGTGTAGAAGCAGTTGGCAGTAAGAAGAAGGTTACATTCACTGGAAATGGTGGTGTTGAAGAATATGATACAGTTATTTGGGCGGCTGGTAGAgttccaaatttgaaaagtttgaatttggATAATGCTGGAGTGAGGACTGATAAGAGATCTGGGAAGATTCTAGCAGATGAATTTGATAGAGCTTCCTGTAATGGTGTATATGCCGTTGGAGATATTGTTCAG GATCGCCAAGAGCTCACGCCACTTGCTATTCAATCCGGAAAACTTCTAGCTGATcgtcttttttcaaattccaaacaaATAGTTCGATTCGATGGAGTTGCCACTACAGTATTCACGCCTCTTGAACTCTCAACCGTCGGGTTAACTGAGGAAGAAGCCATTCAGAAACATGGAGAAGATTCGATCGAAGTGTTTCATTCTCATTTTACTCCGTTTGAGTATGTTGTGCCACAGAATAAGGATAGCGGTTTTTGTTATGTGAAAGCCGTGTGTACAAGAGATGAATCGCAGAAAATTCTTGGTCTTCATTTTGTTGGACCAAATGCCGCAGAAGTAATTCAAG GCTACGCAGTAGCATTCCGTGTTGGAATTTCAATGTCTGATCTTCAAAACACAATTGCCATTCATCCATGTTCTTCTGAAGAGTTCGTGAAGCTTCACATTACAAAACGATCTGGACAAGACCCAAGAACTCAGGGATGCTGTggataa
- the cdc-25.3 gene encoding M-phase inducer phosphatase cdc-25.3 (Confirmed by transcript evidence): MCVDVPCENCIVRNDGLRLKCSECAEGSSKLFPRQNRQHSSAISHISNSSPPTRKRSIDGGYTSGTDSANTSEIVIKKRLTFSKKSHSTSEIETWNAHLQVDYHLETVTPSCSTVYQKITSETLIEIMQKLSQIEFMQKYILIDCRYDYEYNGGHIKGAQSLFNPETAADFFFNKDGSKKINRIPIFYCEYSQKRGPTMANNLREVDRKLNSNIYPRCDYEEIYLLEGGYKNFYAFTRGLEKEQRVQLCEPDNYVIMFDDRYKAELRKHQFHKKNVSKPMKKWSSTTSVISILTTSGTRISTLRQTCDPIHEHDAH; this comes from the exons ATGTGCGTTGACGTTCCATGTGAAAACTGCATTGTTCGCAATGACGGGCTCCGGCTGAAATGTTCTGAATGTGCTGAAGGATCCTCGAAGCTATTCCCAAG ACAAAACCGTCAACACTCTTCTGCGATCAGCCACATCTCCAACTCATCGCCACCCACTCGGAAACGAAGCATTGATGGAGGATATACATCTGGAACGGATTCTGCGAATACTTCTGAAATTGTGATAAAGAAAAGActaactttctcaaaaaagagcCATTCAACTTCGGAAATTGAGACATGGAATGCCCATCTTCAAGTGGATTATCATTTGGAAACCGTGACGCCTAGCTGTTCTACCGTATACCAAAAAATCACTTCTGAAACGTTAATTGAAATCATGCAGAAGCTATCGCAAATTGAGTTTATGCAGAAATATATTCTAATTGATTGCCGATATGATTATGAATATAATGGAGGGCATATTAAG GGAGCTCAAAGCCTGTTCAATCCAGAAACTGCTGCAGACTTCTTCTTCAACAAAGATGGTTCCAAGAAAATCAACCGGATACCCATTTTCTACTGTGAATACAGTCAAAAACGTGGACCAACCATGGCGAACAACCTTCGGGAAGTGGACAGAAAACTGAATTCAAATATCTATCCGAGATGTGATTATGAGGAGATTTATTTGTTGGAAGGAGGTTATAAAAACTTTTACGCTTTCACGCGGGGATTAGAGAAGGAACAAAGAGTACAACTCTGTGAGCCAGATAATTATGTAATCATGTTTGATGATCGTTATAAGGCTGAGCTTCGGAAGCACCAGTTCCATAAGAAGAATGTTTCGAAGCCAATGAAGAAATGGAGTTCAACAACATCTGTGATATCTATTCTAACAACTTCTGGAACTCGTATTTCGACACTTCGTCAGACATGTGATCCCATCCATGAGCACGATGCGCATTAA
- the ZK637.15 gene encoding uncharacterized protein (Confirmed by transcript evidence) has translation MECVNCDCTVKTMDNLDQAIRALLQRGKHVNRMMDNEKLIREARRMEDVQQLKMQIPKPVDKKPRPPPSENNLKLISCEETCMDETLKNSSKPRMIYNKQLGRAESIDFDVPSLSYESSEKCAGETSPYTSASVSNSKKATSSSKFTKSEITTITELTTSTFKKSNNSSGGALVLDNHYLINNDDGTVKKLPMKVYVKQRLEDGSLDVQLVFFDENSQKVMDISMLVNGKKIRNVQFCGKDGKLVN, from the exons ATGGAATGCGTGAATTGCGATTGTACAGTCAAAACGATGGACAATTTGGATCAAGCGATTCGGGCACTGCTGCAACGTGGCAAACACGTGAATCGAATGATGGACAACGAGAAGCTGATTAGAGAGGCTCGACGTATGGAGGACGTCCAGCAGTTGAAG ATGCAAATCCCCAAGCCGGTTGACAAGAAACCCCGTCCACCGCCTTCGGAAAATAACCTGAAGCTGATTTCGTGCGAGGAAACATGCATGGATGAGACACTGAAAAACTCGTCGAAGCCACGTATGATCTACAATAAGCAACTCGGACGCGCCGAATCGATTGATTTCGATGTTCCGTCCCTGTCTTACGAGAGTTCG GAAAAGTGCGCCGGCGAAACGAGTCCGTATACTTCGGCGTCGGTGTCGAATTCTAAAAAGGCGACGTCTTCCTCGAAGTTCACCAAGTCGGAGATCACTACAATTACCGAGTTGACAACTTCT acgttcaaaaaatctaataattcATCAGGTGGCGCTCTTGTTCTGGACAATCATTACTTGATTAATAATGACGATGGAACTGTGAAGAAATTGCCAATGAAG GTCTATGTGAAACAACGTCTCGAAGATGGATCTCTTGATGTTcaacttgtatttttcgacgaaaacTCGCAAAAAGTGATGGATATCTCCATGCTTGTGAATGGAAAAAAGATTAGAAACGttcaattttgtggaaaagaCGGCAAGCTTGTGAACTAG
- the glb-1 gene encoding Globin-like protein (Partially confirmed by transcript evidence) — MSMNRQEISDLCVKSLEGRMVGTEAQNIENGNAFYRYFFTNFPDLRVYFKGAEKYTADDVKKSERFDKQGQRILLACHLLANVYTNEEVFKGYVRETINRHRIYKMDPALWMAFFTVFTGYLESVGCLNDQQKAAWMALGKEFNAESQTHLKNSNLPHV; from the exons atgtcGATGAACCGTCAAGAAATTAGTGATCTCTGTGTGAAGTCCCTTGAAGGACGAATGGTTGGAACTGAGGCTCAAAACATTGAGAATGGAAACGCCTTCTACCGTTATTTCTTCACCAACTTCCCGGATCTTCGTGTCTATTTCAAGGGAGCCGAGAAGTACACTGCAGATGATGTGAAGAAGAGTGAGAG ATTTGACAAACAAGGCCAACGTATTCTTCTTGCGTGCCATCTCCTTGCCAACGTCTACACCAATGAAGAAGTCTTCAAGGGATACGTCCGTGAAACCATCAACCGTCATCGTATCTACAAAATGGATCCAGCTCTGTGGATGGCATTCTTCACTGTATTCACTGGATATCTTGAATCTGTTGGATGTCTCAATGATCAACAAAAGGCCGCATGGATGGCACTTGGAAAGGAATTCAATGCTGAGAGTCAGACACATCTCAAGAATTCCAATCTTCCACATGTTTAA
- the ZK637.12 gene encoding uncharacterized protein (Confirmed by transcript evidence) — translation MECVNCDCTVKTMDNLDQAIRALLQRGKHVNRMMDNEKLIREARRMEEVQQLKMQIPKPVDKKPRPPPSENNLKLISCEETCMDETLKNSSKPRMIYNKQLGRAESIDFDVPSLSYESSEKCAGETSPYTSASVSNSKKATSSSNFTKSETTTITELTTSTFKKSNNSSGGALVLDNHYLINNDDGTVKKLPMKVYVKQRLEDGSLDVQLVFFDENSQKVMDISMLVNGKKIRNVQFCGKDAKLVN, via the exons ATGGAATGCGTGAATTGCGATTGTACAGTCAAAACGATGGACAATTTGGATCAAGCGATTCGGGCACTGCTGCAACGTGGCAAACACGTGAATCGAATGATGGACAACGAGAAGCTGATTAGAGAGGCTCGACGCATGGAGGAGGTCCAGCAGTTGAAg atgcaaaTCCCCAAGCCGGTTGACAAGAAGCCCCGTCCACCGCCTTCGGAAAATAACCTGAAGCTGATTTCGTGCGAGGAAACATGCATGGATGAGACACTGAAAAACTCGTCGAAGCCACGTATGATCTACAATAAGCAACTCGGACGCGCCGAATCGATTGATTTCGATGTTCCGTCCCTGTCTTACGAGAGTTCG GAAAAGTGCGCCGGTGAAACGAGTCCGTATACTTCGGCGTCGGTGTCGAATTCTAAAAAGGCGACGTCTTCCTCGAATTTCACAAAGTCGGAGACCACTACAATTACTGAGTTGACAACTTCT acgttcaaaaaatctaataattcATCAGGTGGCGCTCTTGTTCTGGACAATCATTACTTGATTAATAATGACGATGGAACTGTGAAGAAATTGCCAATGAAG GTCTATGTGAAACAACGTCTCGAAGATGGATCTCTTGATGTTcaacttgtatttttcgacgaaaacTCGCAAAAAGTGATGGATATCTCCATGCTTGTGAATGGAAAAAAGATTAGAAACGttcaattttgtggaaaagaCGCCAAGCTTGTGAACTAG